tttttgcatgcatttttttatctagAGGCTAAAAAGCAGCGGAAGAAGAAGTCTCTCTCAGGTGATTAAAAActtcatcatatttttttattatatgggaaaaaaatcaaaatttctaaAGAAAATTCTTCTTACGTCACCTTTCTTCTTTTatcaacgttttttttttatccacgtGGAACGTTCTATTGTACatgtatatatttattatacttaaaaaattaactcCCTGGAAATGCTCTTGCTGAATAATCCAAATCGATAACAAGCTTCCCAGCTTTCTCCAGCgttctcaacatttttttctctcggtgtATTAAAATgggtaaaaatttattttctacaaACTTGCACTAAACCAATTATGCAAATGCATCAACAATAATAACATTCACTCATATCATTCCAACACTTTCAAATCATTTGTTTGTGTTTCCATCATATCTATCTGTGATAATCCCCACCATACATTCCACCATTTTAATGTTTCATGAATTACTGATTTACTGCACCAGGAATAAGAATATGAAGAATTTATCTTTTTTACAGAAATATCTTTACTACCTGTCCAATGCATTTGATGGTTGACTTCCTTGTTTACAAAATAGATTGGCAAATAATATCCATAGTTGAATATGTTCAAACTTGTATTCTAACGCTGTTTTtactttttatcaattttttaatctttccAAACCTAGTTgacaaagaaaaatgaataccTATTTATCCAAATCAATGACATTTCCAGTCTTGTGTTATACAGTCTCAACAATTACTAACCCATTCACAACTCAATACTAATCCAACTTGCCCGATTATATTAAAAAGTTTCAAGGTTTCTAGAATTAAAATTCACCCCTCCCCTAAATTGTTGATTTGATTTCTACCTAAATATATCCTCGAGGAGTATTGATCTTTAGTTCTGGAAACATTGAATTAAACATTAATCGTGAATAAGGTCAAGagattaatagaaaaaaaatcctattgcAATGTGACAAAATAAGGTGAGGAAGCCGGAGAAATAACGGGAAATAGCCACGGAGGTAGTGGCGGTGCACATCCACACGATTCAGGTGAAAATCATCATGCACCAAGTGGAGGTGGTGCTAATGAAGCAGCTGCTGAAGCTGGTAAAAAGGAGAAGAGTGTACTTCAGGCTAAATTAACGAAACTCGCTATTCAAATTGGTTACGCCGGCTCAACGATAGCTGTACTCACAGTCATTATTCTAGTCGTACAATTCTGCGTGAACGCATTTGTCTTTGAGCACAGGCCATGGAGCAAAAAGTACATCAGTAATTTCGTTCGACACTTGATCATTGGTGTTACTGTACTTGTGGTAGCTGTACCGGAAGGTCTTCCTCTAGCTGTTACACTGTCTCTCGCCTATTCCGTCAAGGTTATTATCTTTATTGTCTCTAATCTGCACTAGCTAGAACGCGCTGAAGGGAGATTCACCCTGGAAAATATGAACTTTACCATTTTTCCaggagaaattttgaaaagtacattttttcctcaaaaataaaaagttttttttccggATGAAGATCCCCTTAATCTAATATATTAATTCGtagcaattttttctttcattgcaTCCTCACAGAAAATGATGAAGGACAACAATTTGGTGCGTCATCTTGATGCCTGTGAGACAATGGGCAATGCAACGGCAATCTGCTCAGACAAGACTGGTACACTGACGACTAATCGTATGACAGTCGTCCAGTCGTACGTGTGTGAAAAAATGAGCAAAACCATAACATCGTTCAGTGAAATACCCAATCACGTTGGCAATTTACTCATCCATGCGATATCGATAAATTCGGCGTACACGTCCAGACTAATGCCATCGCAGGAATCATCCGAGCTTGCAATGCAGGTCGGTAACAAAACCGAATGTGCCTTACTTGGATTTGTATTGGCCCTGGGCCAGAATTATCAAACGATACGAGACGACCAACCCGAGGAGACATTCACGCGGGTGTATACTTTCAACAGTGTTAGAAAAAGTATGTCCACTGTTGTACCGAGACCGGGCGGTGGCTACAGGCTCTTTACCAAGGGTGCTTCCGAGATCATCATGAAGAAGTgagttttctatttttaactTTCAGACGAGCGAACGCAGCAAGCCATTGGCCACTGATATTTAAGTATCAGTTATCACAAACCTCGAATCAATCAATTGTTTTTCTTCCAGATGTGCCTTTATTTATGGTCGCGATGGACATCTGGAAAAGTTCACCAGAGATATGCAGGATCGTCTGGTTAAGAATGTGATTGAACCCATGGCATGCGATGGACTACGTACAATCTCCATAGCATATCGCGATTTTGTTCCTGGTAAAGCAGAAATCAATCAAGTGCACTGTGAGAGTGAACCAAACTGGGAGGACGAGGAGAATATTGTGTGCAATTTAACTTGTTTGGGTATCGTGGGTATCGAGGATCCAGTGAGACCCGAAGTACCGGAGGCCATAAGAAAATGCCAGAAGGCTGGTATAACAGTGAGAATGGTCACTGGTGATAATATCAATACAGCAAGATCAATTGCCTTCAAGTGTGGTATTCTAAAGCCCACTGATGATTTTCTCATTCTCGAGGGTAAAGAATTCAACAGGAGAATCAGGGATGCACATGGTGAGGTGCAGCAACAATTGCTAGATAAAGTGTGGCCAAAATTGAGGGTACTGGCAAGATCATCACCAACTGACAAGTATACACTTGTTAAGGGTATCATTGACAGTAAAGCAACAGCGAGTCGTGAAGTTGTTGCTGTAACTGGTGATGGTACAAATGATGGTCCAGCGTTGAAGAAGGCTGACGTTGGCTTTGCCATGGGTATTGCTGGCACTGATGTCGCCAAAGAAGCTTCCGATATTATTCTTACCGATGATAACTTCTCATCAATTGTAAAGGCTGTTATGTGGGGAAGAAATGTATACGACAGTATAGCCA
The DNA window shown above is from Diachasmimorpha longicaudata isolate KC_UGA_2023 chromosome 7, iyDiaLong2, whole genome shotgun sequence and carries:
- the Pmca gene encoding plasma membrane calcium-transporting ATPase 2 isoform X10, whose amino-acid sequence is MATIDGRPAQYGITLKQLRELMEHRGREGVGKISGYGGVQEICKKLYTSPSDGLSGSSGDMQHRRDTFGSNMIPPKPPKTFLQLVWEALQDVTLIILEIAALVSLGLSFYHPADDAVSAELDPMIAGFNAKIHEDEAHYGWIEGLAILISVIVVVLVTAFNDYSKERQFRGLQNRIEGEHKFAVIRQGEVKQISVSDIVVGDICQIKYGDLLPADGILIQSNDLKIDESSLTGESDHVKKGEAFDPMVLSGTHVMEGSGKMLVTAVGVNSQAGIIFTLLGAAVDQQEAEIKKMKKEAKKQRKKKSLSGEEAGEITGNSHGGSGGAHPHDSGENHHAPSGGGANEAAAEAGKKEKSVLQAKLTKLAIQIGYAGSTIAVLTVIILVVQFCVNAFVFEHRPWSKKYISNFVRHLIIGVTVLVVAVPEGLPLAVTLSLAYSVKKMMKDNNLVRHLDACETMGNATAICSDKTGTLTTNRMTVVQSYVCEKMSKTITSFSEIPNHVGNLLIHAISINSAYTSRLMPSQESSELAMQVGNKTECALLGFVLALGQNYQTIRDDQPEETFTRVYTFNSVRKSMSTVVPRPGGGYRLFTKGASEIIMKKCAFIYGRDGHLEKFTRDMQDRLVKNVIEPMACDGLRTISIAYRDFVPGKAEINQVHCESEPNWEDEENIVCNLTCLGIVGIEDPVRPEVPEAIRKCQKAGITVRMVTGDNINTARSIAFKCGILKPTDDFLILEGKEFNRRIRDAHGEVQQQLLDKVWPKLRVLARSSPTDKYTLVKGIIDSKATASREVVAVTGDGTNDGPALKKADVGFAMGIAGTDVAKEASDIILTDDNFSSIVKAVMWGRNVYDSIAKFLQFQLTVNIVAVIVAFIGACAVQDSPLKAVQMLWVNLIMDTLASLALATELPTPDLLLRKPYGRTKPLISRTMMKNILGQGIYQLVVIFTLLFAGHKIFDIDSGQQTDHTHAGMPTQHFTIIFNTFVMMTLFNELNARKIHGQRNVFQGIFTNPIFYSIWIGTALSQIVIIQYGDMAFSTKALDLDQWMWCLFFGFGTLLWGQLVTTVPTRKLPKIFSFA